The Setaria viridis chromosome 2, Setaria_viridis_v4.0, whole genome shotgun sequence DNA window TCATGTAGATTGCTGATTCCTCAGGCAACAATCACCTGCTTTTGAAAAGCAAACGTTTGGTTCGTTGTGTGGGGTAGAGCCGTGTCTAACAGACTTAGAGAGCACTGATCCTCCATAGCACCCGAGCCAAAGGACTGGAAAAGATCTGCTTGCTCGCAAAATGGAAAAGCTGCACCAGCACTTTCCAATGGAAAGACCGAATTCACGGAAGGGCCACATGATTGGTACATCTGAATTAACCGAGGAAATAACATGTTAGGCCAGATTGTTTCATAGATCCGGAGCATCAGAAATGAGATAATTTAGAGGCTCACGTCTTTGTGCAGGAGTGTAGACAGGTTGCTGAAGTCAAGTTGCGGATTAACAGTAGCGAGTTTCATGGACAGGAACTGAAATTGTAAGCAGCGAAAAAGGATTAGAATTTCGAGCTCCAACTGCGTGCCGCAATCAAATATAACTATGTGAGTGGCATCCTCACCTCAACTTGCTGCTGAAGTGATTGCACATAGTTTATGATCTCATCAAGCATCAGTGCCTTGCCAACCACCTAAAATAGGGAATTCCCTCAGATTAGCCCAATTATGGGTACCAACTGACACTGGTGGGGAACAGTTTACTGTCCTAGAAACCtatgatcataccttgttgCATCCTGGCACGAGGTCCTGAAGAAATTTCATCCTCTGGCTAATCTTCTCTCTTCTAACCTATCAAGACACCAAGAACAGTGAGCTATTGTGAATTCGGCCCAAACACAAGAATTCCCCTTTGCAATCCCACTCAGACGGTAGGAACCAAGTGGAACTGCAGTGTCTTACCCTCTCTGCGAGGCTGTGGCTGTCGGTCGCCTGCCCTCGCCGCGCCCGGACATGGACGTAGTCCTTGGGCGGCTCGACCGGCGGCTTGGAGCTCTTCCCCTTGCCCTTTTTCTGACCTTTGTCTTCGACCGAGCCGtcgctcgccgtcgcctcctccaccttcGGCTTCACCGGgctcccgccggcgcccaccCTGCACTTCTTCCCGTCCGGCCCCTTGGCCTCCCCAGCCTGCAAaccaaaattcagaatgagacCAACGCATCCGACAAACTAGAAAGCTAAAACCAAACAAGTCCGTGGCAGAAGAATCCACTCAGCGCTGGTCGTTTCCCGCACCTTGCCCAAGCAGGCCTCCTTCCCGCTGGTGGCACCGGCTGGCGGCGTCTTCCGCTTCCTGGCATTGCCGCCGTCCCTGGCGCGCGCCCACGCCGGGTCCGACACCGAGGACCCCTCCggggacccgccgccgccggcccccgccgcgacCCCGGGCAGCCCGAAcaggccagcgccgccgccgccgccgcagagcgCGTCGAGGAACCCGCCGTCCAGCGCGGCGGTGAAGTCGAGCCCCGGGGCGGCGGAGTGGCCCATGAGCAGGCTGGCAACGTAGTCGCTGTCCattggaaagaaagaaaaggaagaaaggcgCGGCACGCCGCCAAGAATTGCGCAGGAAGCAAAGCGGGGGTGGCGCGAGGTAGTCCCGGGTCGTCTCTTCTCCTCGCTCTCGAGTCCGCGGCGGATTTGGGGGAAAGCGAAGCAGAGGCTGAGGGCCTTGGAACCGGTAGGTGCGGGGATGGATTTAATAGAGCGGTGgttgctggctggctggctgctgccgCTGCGGTTGGGTTGGGCTGGGACGCCACGTCCGTCGCGTCGCGCGGCGCGGTGGGATGCTTGCGGCGGTGGGTTACCGCCGGGTTCTACTGCGGCTGCGGTCGCCGGAGGTACGCCTCCTACCTTTAGCATTTTTAAGACACTTTGACAATCTGACTCATTTACTTAGCACACAAAATAGCAAACAATAGTGACATTGTATGAGAAAATTATGACATAAAACAAAGCTTGCATTTTGAATCACTAAAAGTGACATTTATAGTACAACACCAATACATGGCACTTTGAGTCTCTCAAATTGATATTATAGTACTTACAAGGTCACAAAATGCTATAGTTACTCCATAAAATACTATAGTAAGTCCTATCTAGTCCAAAATACTACCTAACCAACTTGCACATACTAGCATCATCATAAATTGGAGCTGTCACGAGTTGGGTGAAATTGCCAATAACATTGTactcttcaatgtccatgatTGCTCCTTTGTTGCTGCCATCATTCTCCACTTCCTTTGGAGGTTGTACACCATCATCTTGCTTTCGTTTCTGCTAACAAAAGTATCACTAATTAGCTATGAATGGCAACAACACATAGAAGAACATATCTTTGGTTCAGATTTAGTTGGCTTACTACGTTTACCAAGCTGTTCTTGTTTCAGCTTAAAATACTTGGTCACATTATttgttttcccttttcttcGATGACCCTCATTGAAACAAACAAATCTATATGAAGTTACCTTGCATCATAGCTACTTATATTTGCATACCTTTTCCTCACATCAAAGCCTCTACAACCCCGTATGCAACCTAAAACTTCCAAGCATCATCTGGATTTCTGAATCTTAAATCAACCTGAGGTGTTCCCTTCTCAAATTCTGCTATTGTCTTCCACAACACTGACAGTTCCATAAATATGACCCAAAAATCAACTAGAGCATATGATTTTCCTACCATGAAATTGAGCAAATTAACCTTTCATAGTCACGGGATCTCAGATTGATACAGATGTGAAGTGAATTAGTTGTCTTGTGCACATGCTTAGGTGCACCTGACAATGACGTCCTGTCGGTGACCGCATTCCTCTCCTCCATGACAACCTGACAGGAACCTCCTCTCTAACGGCGACGAGGTGTAGAGAGTGGCACACGCCCTCTCCTTGGAGGCGCAGAGGACGCCGCAGCGCGTGAGTCCGCGGGAGAGCAGCGTGGCGCGTGGAGGGGTGCAACGTGCGGGAGAGCGATGGATATGATTTTAGGCTGCAGTTCATTTTAGCCTTTGAATATGTGATTCCTAATAGATTACGGCGCGCATTCGAGAAGCGACAGCACTGAATCCGCGTAGGGGCGGTCAAAACGGAACGGAACGGGGCAGGCACCCCGAGGAAATAACGGCTTCTGCTCGCCCACCATTGGGGGGCAGCGCTCCGGGATTTCTGGCCGTGGAGAAGACGTTTGTGCCCCTGTGCCCTCCAGCGTGTTGACAGCCTGCACCCGGACCGTGAAAGAATTTTAAAGAATTGCCACTCTCTAGGGTGTAGTTTGTGACCTCAAGCTAGTCAAGCTTAATACGAGTGCATTTGATCTAAAAATATGAAGCAAGTCGCTTAGGATATCTAGTAGACTAGTATGCTATGGTGTCGTTTTGACTAAAGTTTGTATGAAAATCTGATATTCCAAATATAATAAAATGTGTATTGTTATGATAGATTATGATCAAAGTTTAGAAATTTTAGTCGGTGTGCCTGTTCTCTTGCTCGTAATATATTGATTGATGCGCACATGCTGTACGAGTTCTGAAAACATACTGCATTATTTGAAGGCAAATAAAGGGAACCTTATCTTATCTTATGATTGCAATTGTGCTCTTCCCCGTTTATGGAACTCTCTCCCGGCCCGATAATCCGGATCCATGACGCTGACGGAGCTATTAACCTTGCTAGCCCCTCCAATCAGAAATACGaacttactccctccatccccgTCCTGTAAAGAGTATCCTCTTAGGTTTATTCTAAAATCTTATAAGATTGATCAAGTTTACAATGACACTGATTAAGTatgttataaaaatatatttcataataatGAATATCAACACGGTTTTAGACGCCGCGGCCACGTGCTCCTTCCGCGAGCAGGAGCCTTGGAAGCCATCGGCACACGCACGATCGATCGATGGTGCCCGTGGAACTGATGCCCGATCGCCTCACCTCCCGCAGAACAGAGCCAATAAAGGCGCGGGGGGGCAAACAGATTAAAGGGCGCTTGCTATTTGGAGCAGGGAAGTAAAGGCATATTGATTTTAGGCAGCTGGATTCCGTAGCGCTTTTGCACCCGGCCTGCTAAACTGAGCGAAGCAATTAGGCGAGGCGTGGTCAGATCCATCCCTTTTCTGCTTCTGAATTCCGATGCGAGAGCAGCCTACCGCAGCAACCGGGAAACTCCTGCTCAACACCCCATAAAAATCTGTTTCGGATAAGGTTAGCGCACCCTTATAGGTGTCCGCAGCAACCGGTGCATTTTCTTCAGAGAAAGGTTAGAGGATGAAGCGTCCACCGGCCTCTGCGCTTAGCCACAAGTGCGTATAGCCAAGCCCGCGGTGCATTTGTCATTTTGTAAAATTTGGATTTGGAGGCATCATATGCAAGAACTTTAATTGAACTCTAGTGCCCCAAAGTGGGTACCAGTTCTATCCAAATCTGACCGAGAGCAGCAGGGGAATACATGAGTTGAATAACAAGAAGGCGAAGCCGGAGTTGGCGATTGCCACCTTGGGACTTGGGCGGATGCGTGCGGTGTGTGCGTACGCACAAGCCATGAACACAAGAAAAACAAATGAGGCCGCGATCGTCAATAAGCCTTGTTTATTCGGGTTTCGCGTGATTTGTATGGCCTAGGGCCACCGGGTGCATATATATGTTATACTTGTATATGTTTGCAAAGCATGGAATTCTCCGGACCGGAATGGCTCCCCATACTCCTCTGTAGGTGACTCCCTCTCACTCTCACCCTCCGATCCATGCCGTGAAGAGACCTCGGGCGTCCAAGTGAACGGACAGGGGAGAAGAGTGGGCTAACAGAGATGCGGCTAACCTTGTTCTGTTGCAACCTGCAAGGGGAAGAGGGTTTTGTGGCAGCATGTCCGCTTAATTGCATCTCTCTTTCGCATTTCATTATGAGATAAAATTTGCATCCACCTTACTCTACCCAGATACGAACCTCGGTTACGCTGCGATGCAACAACCACATGCACCGTATCTTGACACAACTGCTATAACAAACAATTAGTGACAGGCTGATGCTCTATGATTGCTCGCCGGGGAAATAGTTTATCGTTACTGGATGGCACATCACAGCCGCACAGGTGCTGGCTTTTTGCACCGTGAACCTGCTGCTACCAAAGAACAGGTCGCTCAGCTAGGGAATAGGGAAACAGGAATATAGTACCCTGAGTTAACCTAGCCGGTTAGGTGTCCTTTTGTGGGATCTTTTTCGTACAAGATCaaatcatgtacttgtttaatcgAAATCTTTGTAAAAGCTTCACAAATTGCTCTCAGTGTTGCATCAGCTGCACGGTAAACTGGTACTAGGCTATTACCCGACCAGCAATCATTGGTGACTTTTCTTTAATTTGTACGAAGATTGTTTTGAACATCTAGGCCCTGTTTAGTtcccaaacttccaactttgacactatgcaaaaaagattctccatcacatcaaacttgcggtacatgtatggagtactaaatgtagacaaaatcaaaaactaattacacagttttgttgtactttgcgagatgaatcttttgagcctaattagtcaatatttggacaataattcacaaatacaaacgaaacgctacagtgtgctacagtgctacaacagtgattttgcatcttcaaattttgggcaactaaacaagaagACTAGGCCGCGTCCTTCTGTTTTTCCTTT harbors:
- the LOC117846529 gene encoding transcription factor bHLH77, translated to MDSDYVASLLMGHSAAPGLDFTAALDGGFLDALCGGGGGAGLFGLPGVAAGAGGGGSPEGSSVSDPAWARARDGGNARKRKTPPAGATSGKEACLGKAGEAKGPDGKKCRVGAGGSPVKPKVEEATASDGSVEDKGQKKGKGKSSKPPVEPPKDYVHVRARRGQATDSHSLAERVRREKISQRMKFLQDLVPGCNKVVGKALMLDEIINYVQSLQQQVEFLSMKLATVNPQLDFSNLSTLLHKDMYQSCGPSVNSVFPLESAGAAFPFCEQADLFQSFGSGAMEDQCSLSLLDTALPHTTNQTFAFQKQQRDFWEDGLPNTLPIVSEQSQENGVSAPDFDGQLQADQTKIEF